The following coding sequences lie in one Musa acuminata AAA Group cultivar baxijiao chromosome BXJ1-8, Cavendish_Baxijiao_AAA, whole genome shotgun sequence genomic window:
- the LOC135587940 gene encoding uncharacterized protein LOC135587940 isoform X1, translating into MGKIRWGELEDDAGDLDFLPQPLVVVGPDENGAKKVIEYRFDDEGNKVRVTTTTRVRKLTGARLSKRAIERRSWPKFGDAEYEDAGARFTMVSTEEILLERPRVAVISCYRIISINPKCLIGSKAEEPKVAEDPLAAVSKAGAVLMVCRTCGKKGDHWTAKCPYKDLTPPTENLIDNPPGAETAASQSGTGKSTYVPPSMRAGAVRSGTEMKHRNDENSVRITNLSEDTREPDLLELVDAFGPIARIYVAMDQKTGVSRGFGFVNFFNREDAERAINKLNGYGYDNLILRVEWDTPRPN; encoded by the exons ATGGGGAAGATACGGTGGGGGGAGCTTGAGGACGACGCGGGGGATCTGGACTTCCTCCCTCAGCCGCTGGTGGTCGTAGGGCCCGACGAGAATGGAGCGAAGAAAGTGATCGAGTACCGGTTCGACGACGAGGGCAACAAGGTGCGCGTCACGACCACCACCCGCGTCCGCAAGCTCACCGGCGCCCGACTCAGCAAGCGCGCCATCGAGCGCCGGTCCTGGCCCAAGTTTGGCGACGCCGAATACGAGGACGCCGGCGCTCGCTTCACCATGGTCTCCACCGAGGAGATCCTCCTCGAGCGCCCCCGAGTCGCTG TTATATCTTGCTACCGCATAATATCCATCAATCCCAAATGTTTAATAGGCAGCAAAGCAGAGGAGCCAAAGGTAGCTGAGGATCCATTGGCTGCTGTGAGCAAAGCAGGCGCTGTCCTCATGGTCTGCCGGACTTGTGGTAAGAAGGGTGATCACTGGACAGCGAAGTGTCCTTACAAGGATCTCACTCCACCAACAGAGAACTTAATCGACAACCCCCCAGGTGCCGAAACTGCAGCTTCACAATCCGGCACCGGAAAGAGTACCTACGTGCCACCTAGTATGAGAGCAGGTGCAGTGAGGAGTGGGACTGAGATGAAGCACCGCAACGACGAGAACTCTGTCCGCATCACCAACCTATCAGAGGACACCCGAGAGCCTGACCTGTTGGAGCTTGTTGATGCTTTTGGCCCCATTGCTCGTATCTATGTCGCTATGGATCAGAAGACTGGAGTCAGTCGTGGCTTTGGTTTCGTCAACTTCTTCAACAGGGAAGATGCAGAGAGAGCTATCAACAAGCTTAATGGCTATGGCTACGACAACCTTATCCTTCGTGTTGAATGGGATACTCCAAGGCCCAACTGA
- the LOC135587940 gene encoding uncharacterized protein LOC135587940 isoform X2: MGKIRWGELEDDAGDLDFLPQPLVVVGPDENGAKKVIEYRFDDEGNKVRVTTTTRVRKLTGARLSKRAIERRSWPKFGDAEYEDAGARFTMVSTEEILLERPRVAGSKAEEPKVAEDPLAAVSKAGAVLMVCRTCGKKGDHWTAKCPYKDLTPPTENLIDNPPGAETAASQSGTGKSTYVPPSMRAGAVRSGTEMKHRNDENSVRITNLSEDTREPDLLELVDAFGPIARIYVAMDQKTGVSRGFGFVNFFNREDAERAINKLNGYGYDNLILRVEWDTPRPN, from the exons ATGGGGAAGATACGGTGGGGGGAGCTTGAGGACGACGCGGGGGATCTGGACTTCCTCCCTCAGCCGCTGGTGGTCGTAGGGCCCGACGAGAATGGAGCGAAGAAAGTGATCGAGTACCGGTTCGACGACGAGGGCAACAAGGTGCGCGTCACGACCACCACCCGCGTCCGCAAGCTCACCGGCGCCCGACTCAGCAAGCGCGCCATCGAGCGCCGGTCCTGGCCCAAGTTTGGCGACGCCGAATACGAGGACGCCGGCGCTCGCTTCACCATGGTCTCCACCGAGGAGATCCTCCTCGAGCGCCCCCGAGTCGCTG GCAGCAAAGCAGAGGAGCCAAAGGTAGCTGAGGATCCATTGGCTGCTGTGAGCAAAGCAGGCGCTGTCCTCATGGTCTGCCGGACTTGTGGTAAGAAGGGTGATCACTGGACAGCGAAGTGTCCTTACAAGGATCTCACTCCACCAACAGAGAACTTAATCGACAACCCCCCAGGTGCCGAAACTGCAGCTTCACAATCCGGCACCGGAAAGAGTACCTACGTGCCACCTAGTATGAGAGCAGGTGCAGTGAGGAGTGGGACTGAGATGAAGCACCGCAACGACGAGAACTCTGTCCGCATCACCAACCTATCAGAGGACACCCGAGAGCCTGACCTGTTGGAGCTTGTTGATGCTTTTGGCCCCATTGCTCGTATCTATGTCGCTATGGATCAGAAGACTGGAGTCAGTCGTGGCTTTGGTTTCGTCAACTTCTTCAACAGGGAAGATGCAGAGAGAGCTATCAACAAGCTTAATGGCTATGGCTACGACAACCTTATCCTTCGTGTTGAATGGGATACTCCAAGGCCCAACTGA